Proteins found in one Macrobrachium nipponense isolate FS-2020 chromosome 4, ASM1510439v2, whole genome shotgun sequence genomic segment:
- the LOC135211575 gene encoding uncharacterized protein LOC135211575, with protein MDDLNEGKGRIYFFFFCVMIAIALAADDVINAATDRRDRNSKYMQDSAIWQSVPNGADKNTSVPEAERLKKLLSIFTVVVFANVECSIGRKYGFCVTHRQCRDYGGTRIGTCALGFGTCCYKALRSCGGSTSMNITHLQNPDFPASTSESPPQTCVYNITRSPSSCQLRLDFYDFQLTQPDATAASINQGKCLKDKFTVVSGTSTTTLTYLCGSMPAEWHYYLDVEDASNPTQLQISLASGISFQRRWNIKVTMVDCARHIPRGCGQYFTGTSGTIYSFNWKSGMYLHGMNYAICFRREKDYCGYNVVDSGPSWIVCPDILKIPSTDATTSGFYRHCLTTTSSATNRYPSSITSKYNAPWFMYHYTLQDNPNRAASSGQGPGTSPGFAFVWKAAPC; from the exons ATGGATGACTTAAACGAAGGCAAAggaagaatttatttcttcttcttctgcgttATGATTGCCATTGCTTTGGCAGCGGATGACGTCATCAATGCTGCCACTGACAGGAGAGACCGTAACAGTAAATACA TGCAAGACAGCGCTATATGGCAAAGTGTCCCCAACGGAGCAGACAAAAATACATCTGTCCCAGAGGCAGAACGTCTAAAAAAGCTAC TAAGTATATTCACTGTGGTGGTGTTCGCTAACGTGGAATGCTCGATTGGGAGGAAGTATGGATTCTGCGTGACGCACAGGCAGTGTAGAGACTACGGTGGAACGCGCATTGGAACCTGCGCGCTGGGATTCGGAACCTGTTGCTACA AAGCTCTCAGAAGTTGCGGCGGAAGTACCTCCATGAACATCACCCACCTGCAAAACCCAGACTTCCCCGCCTCGACCTCCGAATCTCCTCCCCAGACCTGTGTCTACAACATCACGAGATCACCGTCGTCCTGTCAACTTCGGCTCGACTTTTACGACTTTCAGCTGACGCAGCCCGACGCTACGGCAGCATCCA TTAACCAAGGGAAATGTCTCAAAGATAAATTCACGGTCGTCTCAGGTACCTCGACCACTACGCTAACGTACCTGTGTGGAAGTATGCCAGCGGAATGGCACT ATTACCTAGACGTCGAAGACGCAAGTAATCCAACGCAGCTCCAGATCTCTCTGGCATCAGGCATCTCTTTTCAGAGAAGGTGGAATATTAAGGTCACCATGGTCGACTGTGCTAGGCACA TTCCCAGAGGATGTGGCCAATACTTCACGGGAACGTCGGGAACCATCTACTCCTTCAATTGGAAAAGTGGCATGTATCTCCACGGCATGAATTACGCCATCTGTTTCAGGAGAGAGAAGGACTACTGTGGGTACAACGTGGTTGATTCAGGACCGTCCTGGATCGTGTGTCCAGATATCCTGAAGATTCCTTCCACCGATGCCACTACGTCAGGTTTCTACAGGCACTGCCTCACCACTACTAGTTCCGCCACTAACAGATATCCT AGCAGCATAACCAGCAAATACAACGCCCCCTGGTTCATGTACCACTACACTTTGCAAGACAACCCAAATCGCGCAGCTTCGTCAGGTCAGGGTCCTGGAACCTCGCCTGGATTTGCGTTCGTATGGAAGGCTGCACCTTGCTGA